A genomic segment from Actinoplanes sichuanensis encodes:
- a CDS encoding STM4013/SEN3800 family hydrolase — MRELIGSHDLLFVTLDTLRYDVAVECLAGGRTPYLAKVLPGGVWERRHTPASFTYAAHHAFFAGFLPTPVTPGPHERMFAARFGGSETSGPGTFVFDAPDLPTGLAAAGYHTVCLGGVGFFNPAAPLGRVLPGLFAEAHWEEAFGVTAPDCLGAQIDRLETIIGGLPAEQPLFTFVNVAALHQPNRHYLPGATDDDPTTHAAALEYVDGRLDRLFALVTGRGRPCQVILCSDHGTLYGEDGHTGHRVAHESVWTVPYADFILDAR; from the coding sequence GTGCGTGAGCTGATCGGGAGTCATGACCTGCTGTTCGTCACCCTCGACACGTTGCGTTACGACGTGGCGGTGGAGTGTCTGGCGGGCGGACGGACGCCGTACCTCGCGAAGGTCCTACCCGGTGGGGTGTGGGAGCGGCGGCACACCCCGGCGAGTTTCACCTACGCCGCGCATCATGCGTTCTTCGCCGGGTTCCTGCCGACGCCGGTGACGCCGGGGCCGCATGAGCGGATGTTCGCGGCCCGGTTCGGGGGCAGCGAGACCAGCGGTCCCGGCACCTTCGTCTTCGATGCCCCGGATCTGCCCACCGGGTTGGCCGCGGCCGGCTATCACACGGTCTGCCTGGGTGGGGTCGGGTTCTTCAATCCGGCCGCGCCGCTGGGCCGGGTGTTGCCGGGGCTGTTCGCCGAAGCACACTGGGAGGAGGCGTTCGGGGTGACCGCGCCGGACTGTCTCGGAGCCCAGATCGACCGCCTGGAAACGATCATCGGCGGGCTGCCGGCGGAGCAGCCACTGTTCACGTTCGTCAACGTCGCCGCTCTGCACCAGCCGAACCGCCACTACCTCCCCGGCGCCACCGACGACGACCCGACCACACACGCGGCCGCCCTGGAGTATGTCGATGGCCGACTCGACCGCCTGTTCGCCCTGGTCACCGGGCGTGGCCGGCCCTGTCAGGTGATCCTCTGCTCCGATCACGGCACGCTATACGGCGAGGACGGCCACACCGGCCACCGCGTCGCCCACGAGTCCGTGTGGACGGTCCCGTATGCCGACTTCATCCTGGACGCCCGGTGA
- a CDS encoding STM4014 family protein, whose translation MRLAVVANPDNRRVTLFTEAARRAGLPDPVVYPWREVLSAGAPRMSADRTSPGHTTPRHTTPGQAGVLDSAGAAVPGPGMVVRIESPGEDAEVDRLLREAGSGRPAVAAEHGEIVGTAAAFAGLRVALDRVVAGGGLLLNQPGDILTMSDKPRCHALLAAAGIPVPPALPPVHDYESLRAAMAGVGWSRVFVKPAHGSSASGVVAFAVAGRRLSAVTSVELSGGRIFNNLQVRRYTDEASIRAIVDRLGPDGLHVERWFPKAALNDRVLDLRVVVIAGRPRHVVVRTSRSPMTNLHLGNARGDVAAVRAAAGSLSWAAAMETCARAAACFPGTLHVGVDLMFRTGWREHAVAEVNAFGDLLPRVLADGLDTYGAQIAALTAGWAPSGAATAAGVGVPCVS comes from the coding sequence GTGCGCCTCGCCGTCGTCGCAAACCCGGACAACCGCCGGGTGACCCTGTTCACCGAGGCCGCCCGCCGGGCGGGCCTTCCCGACCCGGTCGTCTACCCGTGGCGAGAGGTTCTGTCGGCCGGCGCACCGCGCATGTCGGCCGACCGCACCTCACCCGGGCACACCACACCCCGGCACACCACACCCGGGCAGGCTGGTGTTCTCGATTCGGCCGGGGCGGCCGTCCCCGGGCCGGGCATGGTCGTCCGGATCGAGTCGCCGGGGGAGGATGCCGAGGTCGACCGACTGTTGCGGGAGGCCGGCAGCGGGCGACCGGCGGTGGCCGCCGAGCACGGGGAGATCGTCGGGACCGCGGCGGCGTTCGCGGGCCTGCGGGTCGCCCTCGACCGGGTCGTGGCCGGTGGCGGTCTGCTGCTCAACCAGCCGGGCGACATCCTCACCATGAGCGACAAGCCGCGCTGTCACGCGCTGCTGGCCGCGGCGGGCATTCCGGTGCCGCCCGCGTTGCCGCCGGTGCACGACTACGAGTCATTGCGCGCCGCGATGGCCGGTGTCGGGTGGAGCCGGGTGTTCGTCAAACCGGCTCACGGTTCCTCGGCGTCCGGCGTGGTCGCCTTCGCGGTCGCCGGGCGTCGACTGTCCGCGGTCACCTCGGTCGAGCTCAGTGGCGGCCGGATCTTCAACAACCTCCAGGTCCGCCGCTATACCGACGAAGCCTCGATCAGGGCGATCGTCGACCGGCTGGGGCCGGACGGGTTGCACGTCGAGCGGTGGTTCCCGAAAGCGGCCCTCAACGATCGGGTCCTCGACCTGCGGGTCGTGGTGATCGCCGGCCGGCCACGGCATGTGGTGGTCCGGACCAGCCGCTCCCCCATGACCAACCTGCACCTCGGCAACGCACGCGGCGATGTCGCAGCGGTCCGGGCGGCCGCCGGCTCCCTCTCCTGGGCTGCGGCGATGGAGACGTGCGCGCGGGCGGCGGCGTGCTTTCCCGGCACCCTGCACGTCGGCGTCGACCTGATGTTCCGCACCGGCTGGCGCGAACACGCGGTGGCCGAAGTGAACGCGTTCGGCGACCTGCTCCCCCGAGTCCTGGCCGACGGCCTCGACACCTACGGCGCCCAGATCGCCGCCCTCACGGCCGGCTGGGCGCCGAGCGGTGCGGCGACCGCCGCCGGGGTGGGTGTGCCGTGCGTGAGCTGA
- a CDS encoding STM4015 family protein produces the protein MGIYEHVDEFAGLPVVAADDEEATVADAAAVAWRISMEEFEAPPEEFEAAFEQLLQRTGPAGPTALIVGEWGSAYDTPFPYQLLIDNAARLSGLRALFIGELTGEECEISWIDQGDITALLEAFPALERLWIRGAEDLQLRPVHHEGLRELVFQSGGLPADVVRAVAASDLPNLTHLELWLGVDQYGGDARADDLAPILAGRSLPALTYLGLRNAEIAEELAAAVAAAPIVARVTDLDLSLGVLGDAGAETLLAGQPLTHLRRLNLSHHFMSTETAQRVVDELPGVEVDVSDPQKEEEWGRYTAVAE, from the coding sequence GTGGGCATTTACGAGCACGTGGACGAATTCGCGGGGCTGCCCGTGGTCGCGGCCGATGACGAGGAGGCCACGGTCGCCGATGCGGCCGCGGTCGCCTGGCGGATCAGCATGGAGGAGTTCGAGGCGCCGCCGGAGGAGTTCGAGGCCGCCTTCGAGCAGCTGCTCCAGCGCACCGGGCCGGCCGGCCCGACCGCGCTGATCGTCGGCGAGTGGGGGTCGGCCTACGACACCCCGTTCCCGTATCAGCTGCTCATCGACAACGCGGCACGGCTGAGCGGGTTGCGGGCGCTGTTCATCGGCGAGCTCACCGGTGAGGAGTGCGAGATCTCCTGGATCGACCAGGGCGACATCACTGCGCTGCTCGAGGCCTTCCCGGCCCTGGAGCGCCTGTGGATCCGTGGCGCCGAGGACCTCCAGTTGCGGCCGGTCCACCACGAGGGGCTGCGGGAGCTGGTGTTCCAGTCCGGTGGTCTGCCCGCCGACGTGGTCCGGGCCGTCGCCGCCAGCGACCTGCCCAATCTGACCCACCTGGAGCTGTGGCTGGGCGTCGATCAGTATGGCGGCGACGCCCGCGCCGACGACCTGGCGCCGATCCTGGCCGGCCGCTCCCTGCCCGCGCTCACCTACCTGGGCCTGCGTAACGCCGAGATCGCCGAGGAGCTGGCCGCGGCCGTCGCGGCCGCACCCATCGTCGCTCGCGTCACCGACCTCGACCTGTCGCTGGGTGTGCTCGGCGACGCCGGGGCGGAGACACTGCTGGCCGGTCAGCCGCTCACCCACCTGCGCAGACTCAACCTCAGTCACCACTTCATGTCGACCGAGACGGCGCAGCGGGTGGTCGACGAGCTGCCCGGCGTCGAGGTCGACGTCTCCGACCCACAGAAGGAAGAGGAGTGGGGCCGCTACACGGCGGTGGCCGAGTAG
- a CDS encoding sodium:solute symporter family protein, translated as MTGVVLLGFGAARWRRPADPYHLEEWSVGGRAFGNWTIWFLLGGSMYSAYTFIAVPALTYGVGAIGWFAVPFAIVTTPLTFIFTTRAWSVARRHGFLTHSEFAAARFGSPGLGALVAVTGILATIPYVAVQLISLQAVLRTVGFGGEWPLLAAVTLVSICTFRSGLRAPALLSVVKDVLLGWMLITAALMVAMYGGWGSAFRGAATRFAATPNPADGLLLPETGHLGFLTLVIGSALAIFAYPHALVGMLAAKDRDTVRRNAAALPVYCMALGLMAMLGVFALARGVTPADGDLNTVVPRLIHEYFPSWSAGVAYAALSIAALIPAAVMSIAAANAFTRSLYRTYLRPNATPEAEAWTSRWVSLVVKFGAAALILAVDPAFSVDLQLIGGVLILQTIPAVFLGLLTPWFHRAALTAGLISGLVTGLVMLWDIPKLDATGRVVAEHFGGSSWSLGDGRSIYVGVVALAVNLLVTVVLTLLVRAAGVRDGDDRTRPDDYHADAGDPYLKRLDELIDGLPTGGSGGRPISAPYPPHHMPEQRVP; from the coding sequence ATGACGGGCGTCGTGCTGCTCGGCTTCGGTGCCGCCCGCTGGCGCCGGCCCGCCGACCCCTACCACCTCGAGGAGTGGAGTGTCGGCGGGCGGGCGTTCGGCAACTGGACGATCTGGTTCCTGCTCGGCGGGAGCATGTATAGCGCGTACACGTTCATCGCCGTCCCGGCGCTCACCTACGGCGTCGGTGCGATCGGGTGGTTCGCCGTGCCGTTCGCGATCGTCACCACGCCCCTGACCTTCATCTTCACCACTCGGGCGTGGTCGGTGGCGCGACGGCACGGCTTCCTCACCCACAGCGAGTTCGCGGCCGCCCGATTCGGCTCACCGGGGCTCGGGGCGCTGGTCGCCGTCACCGGGATCCTGGCGACGATCCCCTATGTCGCGGTGCAGCTCATCTCGTTGCAGGCGGTGCTGCGGACCGTCGGGTTCGGGGGCGAGTGGCCGTTGCTGGCCGCGGTGACGCTCGTGTCGATCTGCACGTTCCGGTCCGGGCTGCGCGCACCCGCCCTGCTGTCGGTGGTCAAGGACGTGCTGCTCGGCTGGATGCTGATCACCGCGGCGCTGATGGTGGCCATGTACGGCGGATGGGGCAGCGCCTTCCGCGGTGCCGCGACCCGGTTCGCCGCCACTCCCAACCCGGCCGACGGGCTGCTGCTGCCGGAAACCGGCCACCTGGGCTTCCTGACCCTGGTGATCGGGTCGGCCCTGGCCATCTTCGCCTACCCACACGCCCTGGTCGGGATGCTCGCCGCCAAAGACCGCGACACGGTCCGCCGAAACGCCGCGGCGCTGCCGGTCTACTGCATGGCGCTGGGCCTGATGGCCATGCTCGGCGTCTTCGCACTGGCCCGAGGCGTGACACCGGCTGACGGCGACCTCAACACCGTCGTGCCACGGCTGATCCACGAGTACTTCCCCAGCTGGTCGGCGGGGGTCGCGTACGCCGCGCTGAGCATCGCCGCCCTGATCCCGGCCGCCGTCATGTCGATCGCCGCGGCCAACGCGTTCACCCGCAGCCTCTACCGCACCTACCTGCGACCGAACGCCACCCCCGAGGCCGAGGCGTGGACCAGCCGGTGGGTGTCCCTGGTCGTCAAGTTCGGCGCGGCCGCCCTGATCCTCGCCGTGGATCCGGCGTTCTCCGTCGACCTGCAGCTGATCGGCGGCGTGCTGATCCTGCAGACCATCCCGGCGGTCTTCCTCGGCCTGCTCACCCCGTGGTTCCATCGGGCCGCGCTCACCGCCGGCCTGATCAGCGGCCTGGTGACCGGTCTGGTGATGCTCTGGGACATCCCGAAACTCGACGCCACCGGCAGGGTCGTGGCCGAACATTTCGGCGGCTCCAGCTGGTCGCTCGGCGACGGCCGGAGCATCTACGTCGGCGTCGTCGCTCTCGCCGTCAACCTGCTCGTCACCGTCGTGCTCACCCTGCTCGTGCGAGCGGCCGGAGTCCGCGACGGCGACGACCGCACCCGCCCCGACGACTACCACGCCGACGCCGGCGACCCCTACCTGAAACGTCTCGACGAGCTGATCGACGGCCTACCCACCGGCGGATCCGGCGGCCGACCGATCTCGGCACCGTATCCACCGCATCACATGCCCGAGCAGCGCGTCCCGTGA
- a CDS encoding DUF3311 domain-containing protein encodes MSPRSRHWQWLLVIPTAAPLLTPFANRIEPTLFGVPFFFWYQFACALLAMVVITVVYLATREGRP; translated from the coding sequence ATGTCGCCCCGCTCCCGTCACTGGCAGTGGCTGCTGGTCATACCGACCGCTGCTCCGCTGCTGACCCCGTTCGCCAATCGGATCGAGCCGACTCTGTTCGGCGTGCCGTTCTTCTTCTGGTATCAGTTCGCCTGCGCACTGCTCGCGATGGTCGTGATCACGGTCGTCTACCTCGCCACCCGCGAGGGCCGGCCGTGA
- a CDS encoding PepSY domain-containing protein, translated as MDTSKLRSKRTVIGGIALVAALGAGGTVWATAANAGGKPDADDRVLSAEERTSVETAALAAIPGGTVLETEASDDQGVAYEAEVRDPAGQEWDVDLDASFQVVTKTADADDDGDDD; from the coding sequence ATGGACACCAGCAAGCTCCGCAGCAAGCGCACGGTCATCGGCGGGATCGCCCTCGTGGCCGCCCTCGGCGCCGGTGGCACCGTGTGGGCGACGGCCGCCAACGCGGGCGGCAAGCCGGACGCCGATGATCGGGTGCTGAGCGCCGAGGAGCGCACCTCGGTGGAGACCGCGGCCCTCGCCGCCATCCCCGGCGGCACCGTTCTGGAGACGGAGGCCTCCGACGACCAGGGCGTGGCCTACGAGGCCGAGGTCCGCGATCCGGCCGGTCAGGAGTGGGATGTCGATCTGGACGCTTCCTTTCAGGTCGTGACCAAAACCGCGGACGCGGATGATGACGGCGACGACGACTGA
- a CDS encoding sensor histidine kinase: protein MTVVERASIRLRTTALAVLVMAVAVVLGAVTLVLLTRASLEGGIKDSAENRAAVLAAQVSSSGLPASGFSSASPEDDEDDEFAWEILDAGGAVVRASEPLDDRSLRVTEDAEPYTVVVFASLEEVDDATKALATPLLMGIPGALVLVGGVTWVVVTGALAPVERIRREVEEITGERLDRRVPEPPARDEIHRLAATMNRMLARLQDSRERQQRFVADASHELRSPLAGIRQAAEVARSHPGALPEGELAEAVLEESARMERLVEQLLLLTRTGGAGVRRLRDVDVDDLALAEARRVRRAGLTVDTSGVGAGRVRGDATALAQVVRNLADNAARHARATVSVTVRPDRDGVELVVEDDGAGVPEGERGRVFERFVRLDEARDRDAGGSGLGLAIVKEIVEAHGGTVRVTSSALGGARFVVHLPAS, encoded by the coding sequence GTGACGGTGGTTGAGCGGGCCTCGATCCGGTTGCGGACCACCGCCCTCGCCGTGCTGGTGATGGCGGTGGCCGTGGTTCTCGGGGCGGTGACGCTGGTGTTGCTGACCCGAGCGTCGCTGGAGGGCGGCATCAAGGATTCGGCGGAGAATCGGGCCGCGGTGCTCGCCGCCCAGGTCTCGTCGTCGGGCCTGCCGGCCTCCGGCTTCTCCTCGGCGTCGCCCGAGGACGACGAGGACGACGAGTTCGCCTGGGAGATCCTCGATGCCGGCGGGGCGGTGGTGCGGGCGTCGGAGCCTCTCGACGACAGGTCCCTGCGCGTCACCGAGGACGCCGAGCCGTACACCGTGGTGGTCTTCGCTTCTCTCGAAGAGGTCGACGACGCGACGAAAGCTCTGGCCACCCCCCTGTTGATGGGGATTCCGGGTGCGCTCGTCCTGGTCGGCGGGGTCACCTGGGTGGTGGTGACCGGGGCGCTGGCACCGGTCGAGCGGATCCGCCGGGAGGTCGAGGAGATCACCGGGGAACGACTGGACCGGCGGGTTCCGGAACCACCCGCCCGCGACGAGATCCACCGGCTGGCCGCCACCATGAACCGGATGCTCGCCCGCCTTCAGGACTCCCGGGAGCGGCAGCAGCGGTTCGTGGCCGACGCGTCGCACGAGCTGCGGTCACCACTGGCCGGGATCCGGCAGGCGGCCGAGGTGGCCCGGTCGCATCCGGGCGCGCTACCCGAGGGTGAGCTGGCCGAGGCGGTGCTTGAGGAGTCCGCGCGGATGGAACGGCTGGTCGAGCAGTTGTTGCTGCTCACCCGTACCGGTGGGGCCGGCGTTCGGCGGCTGCGCGACGTGGATGTCGACGATCTCGCGCTGGCCGAGGCCCGGCGGGTGCGACGAGCCGGGCTCACCGTCGACACGTCCGGGGTCGGGGCGGGGCGGGTCCGGGGGGATGCGACGGCGCTCGCCCAGGTGGTGCGCAACCTCGCCGACAACGCCGCCCGGCACGCCCGCGCGACGGTGTCGGTGACCGTCCGCCCGGACCGGGACGGGGTGGAGCTGGTGGTGGAGGACGACGGCGCGGGGGTCCCGGAGGGCGAACGGGGGCGGGTGTTCGAGCGGTTCGTCCGTCTCGACGAGGCCCGGGACCGGGACGCCGGGGGCAGCGGGCTGGGGTTGGCCATCGTCAAGGAGATCGTGGAGGCCCATGGCGGCACCGTGCGGGTGACGTCGTCGGCGCTGGGCGGAGCGCGTTTCGTCGTGCACCTGCCGGCCTCCTGA
- a CDS encoding response regulator transcription factor, producing MRVLVVEDEKRLAWSLRVGLEAEGFAVDVAPDGVDGLWLARENDYDVIVLDLMLPKLNGYQVCAALRAEENWTPIVMLTAKDGEWDQVEGLDTGADDYLTKPFSYPVLVARLRAVARRGARERPVQLTAGDLRIDPASRKVWRGETRIDLTAREFALLAFLARNTGDVVSKQRIMEAVWDADFDGDPNIVEVYVRHLRNKIDRPFGREAIQTVRGAGYRLGGDGG from the coding sequence ATGCGTGTACTCGTCGTGGAGGACGAGAAGCGGCTCGCCTGGTCGTTGCGGGTGGGCCTGGAGGCCGAGGGCTTCGCTGTCGACGTCGCACCGGACGGCGTCGACGGCTTGTGGCTGGCCAGGGAGAACGATTACGACGTGATCGTTCTGGACCTGATGCTGCCCAAGCTCAACGGCTATCAGGTCTGTGCCGCGCTACGCGCCGAGGAGAATTGGACACCGATCGTGATGCTCACCGCCAAGGACGGCGAGTGGGACCAGGTCGAGGGTCTGGACACCGGCGCCGACGACTATCTGACGAAGCCGTTCTCGTACCCGGTGTTGGTGGCCCGATTACGAGCGGTGGCCCGGCGCGGTGCCCGCGAGCGCCCGGTCCAATTGACCGCCGGTGACCTGCGGATCGATCCGGCCTCCCGGAAGGTGTGGCGGGGCGAGACCCGGATCGACTTGACCGCCCGCGAGTTCGCGCTGCTGGCGTTCCTGGCCCGCAACACCGGCGACGTGGTGTCGAAGCAGCGGATCATGGAGGCGGTGTGGGATGCCGACTTCGACGGCGATCCCAACATCGTCGAGGTGTATGTACGACATCTGCGCAACAAGATCGACCGGCCGTTCGGGCGGGAGGCGATCCAGACCGTGCGCGGGGCGGGGTATCGACTCGGTGGTGACGGTGGTTGA